Within the Polymorphobacter megasporae genome, the region CTTCGCCGGCAGCCCATGGACCGTCGCGACGTATATGGTCGCCGGGCAGGGCAGCAAGGACCACGAGATTGCGCGGCGGCTGGCGTATCGCGATCCGTCGGCATTCGGGGCGTTGATCGACCGGATCGTCGCGGTCACCGTCGATTATCTGTCGGGCCAGATCGAAGCGGGGGCGCAGACCGTCCAGCTGTTCGATAGCTGGTCGGGGAGCCTTGCGCCATCGGAATTCGAGCGCTGGGTGATCGCGCCGACCGCTGCGATCGTCGGCCGCCTGATGGTCCGCCACCCCGATATCCCAATCATCGGCTTTCCCAAGGGCGCCGGCGCGAAGCTCGCGGCCTATGCCGCCGAGACCGGGGTCGACGCGGTCGGCCTCGACGAGACGGTCGACCCGGCATGGGCCGATGCGATGCTGCCGCCGGGGATGCCGGTCCAGGGGAATATCGATCCGCTCGCACTGATCACCGGCGGCGAGACCCTCAGGGCCAGTGTCGCGCGGATCCGCGCCGCCTTCGACGAGCGGCCGCATATCTTGAACCTTGGCCACGGCATCTTGCAGGACACGCCGATCGCGCATGTCGAGGCGTTGCTCGATATGGTTCGCAACGGGGAGCGCAGCTGATGGACGTCGGTTCGACCGCCTATCTGTGGGTCAAGGCGCTCCACGTCATCGCGGTGATCTTCTGGATGGCGGGGCTGTTCATGTTGCCGCGCTTCCTCATCTATCACATGGAATCGGCGGTCGGTTCGCCCGAGGATGCGGCGTGGATCGACCGCGAACGGCGGCTCAAGCGGATCATCCTGACGCCGGGGCTGATTGCGGTGTGGATACTCGGGATCACGCTGGCGGTCAGTTATGGGCTCGCCGGGCAAGGCTGGCTCCACACCAAGATATTTCTCGTCGTCCTGCTTTCGGGCTATCACGGCTGGGCGTCGGCGACCGCGTCGAAGTTCGCGCGAGGCGTTCGGCCATATCGTAACAAGACACTGCGCCTGTTGAACGAAGTACCGGCACTGGCGACGATCGCGATCGTTATCCTCGTCGTCGTCAAACCTTTTTAATCAAGGAGAGCGAAGATGGCCGAGCAGAAATCGAACAAGGAAGCGCGCAAGCCGAAGGCGAAGAAGGTCAAGACGATCGCCGCCAACCCGTCGACCAAGGGCATCGCGCCGAAGTCCTGAAGTTTCGCGCCCGCCGGATCGCTTGACCGGCGGGTGCATCCCTCCTACGTTTGATACAGCGCCGCCATCCTGGCGGAGCGCTCCCCCGCAGCCATCGCCTTTCCCCATCGCGACAGTGCCCGGACGACACGCAAAGATATCTGATGCATCTCCATGATCTGAAACGCAAAACTCCCGCCGAACTGGTCGTCATGGCCGAGGCGCTCGGGGTCGAGAATGCGTCGACACTACGCAAGCAGGACATCCTTTTCGCCATCCTCAAGACCGAGGCCGACAACGGCACGACGATCATGGGGACCGGCACGATCGAAGTGATGAATGACGGCTTCGGCTTCCTTCGCTCGCCTGAATCGAACTATCTCGCTGGCCCCGACGACATCTATGTCTCGCCCAACCAGGTGCGGAAGTTTGGCGTCCGTACCGGTGATACGATCGAAGGCGAGATCCGCGCGCCGAAGGACGGCGAGCGTTATTTCGCGCTGACGAAGTTGATCGCGATCAACTTCGACGACCCCGATGTCGTCCGCCACCGTACCAATTTCGACAATCTGACCCCGCTTTATCCCGACGAGAAGCTGCGCCTCGATACGCTTGATCCGACGATCAAGGACAAGTCGGCGCGGGTGATCGACATCGTCGTCCCTCTCGGCAAGGGCCAACGCTGCCTGATCGTCGCGCCGCCACGGGTCGGTAAGACGATCATGATGCAGAACATCGCGCGATCGATCTCGGCGAACCACCCCGAGGTCTACCTCATCGTGCTGCTGATCGACGAGCGCCCCGAGGAAGTCACCGACATGCAGCGTACGGTCAAGGGAGAGGTCATCTCCTCGACCTTCGACGAACCCGCCACGCGCCACGTCCAGGTCGCCGAGATGGTCATCGAAAAGGCCAAGCGCCTCGTCGAGCACAAACGCGACGTCGTCATCCTGCTCGACAACATCACTCGCCTCGGCCGCGCCTACAACACCGTCGTTCCGTCGAGCGGCAAGGTGCTGACCGGCGGCGTTGATGCCAACGCGCTCCAGCGCCCGAAGCGCTTCTTCGGCGCGGCGCGTAACATCGAGGAAGGCGGCTCGCTGACGATCATCTCGACCGCGCTGATCGACACCGGCAGTCGGATGGATGAAGTCATCTTCGAGGAGTTCAAGGGCACCGGCAACGCCGAAATCGTTCTCGACCGCAAGATCGCCGACAAGCGCGTCTTCCCGGCGATCGACATCGGCAAGTCGGGAACGCGTAAGGAAGAACTGCTCGTCGACAAGAACACTTTGTCGAAGATGTGGGTCCTGCGTCGTATTCTCATGCAGATGGGTACGATCGACGCGATGGAATTCTTGCTCGACAAGATGAAGGACTCGAAGAGTAACGAAGATTTCTTCGACGCAATGAACCATTAGTCGGCGATGCGGCGGCCCAACGCCGCCGCATCCGTTTCGACTCGGGTTACGGGATCAGGATCGTCGATCCCATCGTCGAGCGTCCCTCCATCGCGCGATGTGCTTCAGCGGCGTCTGCCAGCGGAAACTTCGCGCCGATATCGACGACGATTGTCCCATCGGCGATCATATCGAGCACGCGACCGGCGCCGCTCAAGATTTCATCGCGGGTCAGATAATAATCCATCATCGTCGGCCGGGTCACGAACAGCGATCCGCTGCGCGCGAGGATGCCGATGTTGACCCCCTCGACCGGGCCGCTGGCATTGCCGTACGACACGAGCAGCCCGCGCTTTGCGAGCGAGGCGAGCGAGCCGGACCAGGTGTCGCGTCCGACCCCGTCGAAGACGACGTCGACGCCCTTGCCGTCGGTCAACTCGCGAACCGCACTTGGGACATCGTCGTCGCGATACAGGATGACATCGTCGGCTCCGGCTTCGCGCGCGATCGCGGCCTTTTCTGCGGTACCCGCGGTGCCGATCACCCGCGCGCCGACATGGCGCAGCCACTGCACGAGGAGCTGCCCGACACCGCCGGCGGCGGCGTGGACGAGGACGGTCTGGCCCGCCTCGACCTTGGCACAGCGCTCGACGAGCATCTCGGTCGTGCACCCCTTGAGCAACGCAGCCGCGGCGATTTCGTCGGTCACCAGCCCGGGCAGCGCGATGACGCGGCTGGCGGGCATCAATCGTTCGGTTGCGTAGGCACCGACCGGGCCCCAGCAGTAGCCAACGCGGTCACCGACGGCGAAGTCGAGCACCTCGGGACCGATCGCCTCGACGACGCCCGCCGCTTCAAGGCCGATGCCGCTCGGCATATGGAGCGGAATAGAGTCCGGTCCGGTGATAGGTGTCGATGAAGTTGACGCCGATCGCGGTTTGGCGAATCCTGATCTCACCGGCTCCGGGATCGCCGACCTCGACGGTTTCGAGGCGGAGCACGTCGGGGCCGCCGGTGGCGTCGAAACGAATGGCTTTGGCGTCGGTCATCGCGTGGGTCCTCGGTCGCTTGGCGGTTCTCGTGACCAACGCTAGACTTTGGCGTTCGCCGCAGCAAAAGGCCGGGTTGCATGAAGATTACGTTCGATATCGACTGTTCGCCGCAGGAGGCGCGCGCGTTTCTCGGACTGCCCGACCTCGAGCCGCTCCACGCACTGTATCTCGACAAAATGAAGAGCTTCGTCACCGAGGGTGTCGGTCCGGCGGATTTCGAAAGAATGGCCCGGGCGTGGATGCCGGGGATGAGCGAGGGGCTCGAGACGTGGCGCAACGCGCTGTTCAACGCGGGACGGCCGAAGAGCGACTGAGCCGCGCATGACGACGATTTTCGCGCTGTCGAGCGGACGGCCGCCGGCCGGCATTGCGATCATCCGAATATCAGGCGCGGCTTCGCATGACGCGCTCGCAGTCCTAACGCAGCGGGAGGTGCCCGAAGTTCGGCAACTGGTGCGAAGGCGACTGATCGATCCCGCGGACGGGTTGGTTTTAGACGACGCAATGGTTGTCGCCTTTGCCGCGCCGTCGAGTGCCACCGGTGACGATCTTGTCGAGCTACACCTCCATGGAGGCGTTGCCGTTGTCGCGGCGGTGCTCGGCGTTTTGTCTCGGCTGCCGGGGCTGATGCTGGCCAAGCCGGGAGAATTCACCCGGCGCGCGTTCGATAACGGCAAGCTCGACCTGTCCCAAGTCGAAGG harbors:
- the hemE gene encoding uroporphyrinogen decarboxylase, whose product is MISSAATSPILAVLGGEHLDPPPMWLMRQAGRYLPEYRALRAEKGGFLALVYDSVAACEITLQPIRRFGLDAAILFSDILIVPHAMGQDLTFGVGEGPRLMPALLDGVFDSLIPAPERFAPIYYTVRRVKAALSPETALIGFAGSPWTVATYMVAGQGSKDHEIARRLAYRDPSAFGALIDRIVAVTVDYLSGQIEAGAQTVQLFDSWSGSLAPSEFERWVIAPTAAIVGRLMVRHPDIPIIGFPKGAGAKLAAYAAETGVDAVGLDETVDPAWADAMLPPGMPVQGNIDPLALITGGETLRASVARIRAAFDERPHILNLGHGILQDTPIAHVEALLDMVRNGERS
- a CDS encoding CopD family protein produces the protein MDVGSTAYLWVKALHVIAVIFWMAGLFMLPRFLIYHMESAVGSPEDAAWIDRERRLKRIILTPGLIAVWILGITLAVSYGLAGQGWLHTKIFLVVLLSGYHGWASATASKFARGVRPYRNKTLRLLNEVPALATIAIVILVVVKPF
- the rho gene encoding transcription termination factor Rho, which codes for MHLHDLKRKTPAELVVMAEALGVENASTLRKQDILFAILKTEADNGTTIMGTGTIEVMNDGFGFLRSPESNYLAGPDDIYVSPNQVRKFGVRTGDTIEGEIRAPKDGERYFALTKLIAINFDDPDVVRHRTNFDNLTPLYPDEKLRLDTLDPTIKDKSARVIDIVVPLGKGQRCLIVAPPRVGKTIMMQNIARSISANHPEVYLIVLLIDERPEEVTDMQRTVKGEVISSTFDEPATRHVQVAEMVIEKAKRLVEHKRDVVILLDNITRLGRAYNTVVPSSGKVLTGGVDANALQRPKRFFGAARNIEEGGSLTIISTALIDTGSRMDEVIFEEFKGTGNAEIVLDRKIADKRVFPAIDIGKSGTRKEELLVDKNTLSKMWVLRRILMQMGTIDAMEFLLDKMKDSKSNEDFFDAMNH
- a CDS encoding quinone oxidoreductase family protein, which gives rise to MPSGIGLEAAGVVEAIGPEVLDFAVGDRVGYCWGPVGAYATERLMPASRVIALPGLVTDEIAAAALLKGCTTEMLVERCAKVEAGQTVLVHAAAGGVGQLLVQWLRHVGARVIGTAGTAEKAAIAREAGADDVILYRDDDVPSAVRELTDGKGVDVVFDGVGRDTWSGSLASLAKRGLLVSYGNASGPVEGVNIGILARSGSLFVTRPTMMDYYLTRDEILSGAGRVLDMIADGTIVVDIGAKFPLADAAEAHRAMEGRSTMGSTILIP
- a CDS encoding DUF6489 family protein is translated as MKITFDIDCSPQEARAFLGLPDLEPLHALYLDKMKSFVTEGVGPADFERMARAWMPGMSEGLETWRNALFNAGRPKSD